CTTTTTGAAAAGCGGCTTCTTTTGAAATAGGCAAAGATAAAAAAGGATTATATGTTTCTTTAAGGTCAAAGATAACAAGCGCAGTCATTAATTTTGTCAAAGAGGCAATCGGCAAAAGAGCATCTTCGTTTTTTTTATAAAGAATAGTTTCTTTTCCGTTTTTATCCACCTTTAAAGATACTACTGCTCTTGCGTCAATTTCAATTTCTTTCAAAATCTCCTTGTAAGGATTTTTTAAAGGCAAGGGCTCAGAATAATAATATAGGTTAGCCGTTAAAGAAAGAACCTGTTCTGCTTTTATAGCCGTAAAAGTCAAAATTCCAAAATAAACAAAGCCAATAAAAAAAGACGCTAGAAAAAAATTAAAGTTTCTCATTCCTCTCAATCTTGATTTTTAAATCCTCCAGTTGCTCTTTGAAAACCTGCGAAGGAGCGCCCGTCATAGGATCTCTTCCGTCTCCCGTAAGAGGAAAAGCCATTACTTCGCGAAGATTGGGCTCTCCCATAAGAATCATCATAAGCCGTTCAAGTCCCGATGCTATTCCTCCATGCGGAGGAGCGCCATACTTAAAGGCCTCAAGGAAATAAGAAAACCTTTCTTTCTGTTCTTTGTTAAATCCGATAAGGTCGAAAATCTTTTCTTGAACTTTAGGATCATGTATTCTTATGCTTCCTCCTCCAACTTCATATCCATTTAAAACAAGATCATGCTGATATGATTTTACCTTCAGAGGGTCTTTATCAAGCAGTTCAATATCTTCTTTCTTTGCCAAAGTAAACATGTGATGCGAAGGAGCAAACTTTGCTTTTCCGGAACCGTGGAAATAGTCGTCTGCTGTTTGAGCTTTAAAGAGGGGAAAATCAACGACAAAAGCGAATGCAAGCTCATTTTTATCGTTTTTATCTTTTCTCAAGTCAGGTTTATCGCTGCCGTATTTTTCCATTACCTCTTCATATTTCAGACGGGGCCAAGGTTTGAAGGTAAAATGCTTTTCCGGAAAAAGGGATTCAATCATCTTTGTATAAAGATTTTCAATTAAATTTAAAATATCCTCTTGTTCTATGAAAGACATTTCAATATCAAGCTGATAAAATTCTCCCGGGCTGCGGTCGGCTCTTGCGTCCTCATCCCTAAAACAAGGAGCAATTTGGAAATATTTCTCAAATCCGGCTATCATAAGCAATTGCTTGTATTGCTGGGGCGACTGGGGAAGGGCAAAAAACTTTCCTGGATTAAGACGGGAAGGAACCAAATAATCCCTGGCTCCTTCCGGAGTTGATTTGGAAAGAATCGGAGTTTGAATTTCCGTAAATCCTTCCTTATTTAAATAATTTCTGATAAATAAGGTAACCTGACTGCGAAAAAAAAGATTTTTCTTCATTCTTTCGGTTCGCAAATCAAGATAACGATAACGCAGGCGCGTTTCTTCATTTACAACAATTGTATCTTTGTCTATTTCAAAAGGAGGCGTTTTTGCCTCGCTTAAAATATTTAAAGTTTCACCTTGAAGTTCAACTGTTCCTGTTTGAAGATTAGGGTTTACCATTTTATCCGGTCTTTCCGAAACCTTCCCCGTTATCTCAACAACAAATTGGGGACGAACTTTCTGAACAAGAGAGTATAATTCTTTGTTTGAAGAGGTAAAGACAACCTGAAGAAGGCCGCTTTTATCGCGCAAATCAAAAAAAATAGTCTTGCCGTGAACTCTGACAGAATCAATAAAACCGGAAACCTTAACTGTCTTGCCAACACTGTTTTTTGTTTCTATATTTAGTAATCTTTTCATTTTTTCATTATACAAATTTTTAGAAAGTAGTAAAGCTGGCTTTTTTGCTTTTAATAGAAAAAATAAAGAATAAAAAACGCCTCTTTTTTTAAAGAGACGCTTTTAAAAACAAAGCTACCTTACATCATCGGGTTTTCTGGAGGCATTTGAGAACCGGAAGAAGAATTGGAAGGAGGTTGTTTTCCTTTCTTTGCCATAAAATAGTAGACCAGAAGACCAACTGCAATTACCGCGGCCGCCAAAAGAAATAAATTTAACATTTGATTATTATCTCTTGTTTAGTGTTTTATTTTTCGACCTTATGCTTTTCTTTTCATTCATATTACCTTTTTGGCGCTTTTTTTGTCAAGTTAAAAGTGTTAAAAACTTTTCCAAATTCGTATATATCCCCCGCCCCCATTATAATAAGAACGTCAATTTCGGAAATACTTTCCATAATATATTTTTTAACCTTATCCTTTTGCAAATATATTATGTTCTTTTGATTTATTTTTTCAACAAGGTTTTTAGAACTTACCTTTCTTTTATTATTATTCTTTTCTCTTCCCGGAACATCATAAATATCAATAATTATTATTTTCTCCGCTTTAAAAGAGGAAAAAACCTTAACAAAATCGTTAAAAAGAAGTTTTGTTCTTTCGATTTGGTGAGGTTGGAAAATACACCAAATTCTCTTTCTTTTGAATTTATCTCTTGCCGCTTTTAATGTTTCTTTTATTGCTGTCGGATGATGGGCATAGTCGTTTATAATAGTAAGGCCGTTTATTTTCTTTTCTTCAAAACGGCGCCAGGTGCCCCTAAATGACGACAAGTATTTATATGAAACCTTGTCCTCTATTCCAACTGCTCTTGAAGCAGAAAGAGCGCAAAGAGCATTATATACATTATGCTCTCCTGGCACTTTTAATATTTTTCTAATCTTGCCGGCTTCTTTTTGCTTTAAGGAAAATTGAATCGTTTTTAAATTTTTTCTTTTCAGCTTCAAAACATTTTTATCGTCTTTGTTTAAAACCAGAAATCCCCCTCTTTTAACATTGCCTACATACTTTTTAAACGTCCCTATAATATGATTAAGGTTTTTGTAATAATCAAGATGGTCTCTTTCTATATTGTTTATTGCAGCAATATCAGGACTGTATTTAAGAAAAGAAGCGTTCCATTCATCTGATTCTATTATCAAAAGATTGCTTTTCCCCACTCTGTAATTTCTGTTTTTAAGCTCTTTTAACTTTGTCCCTATGATTATAGTCGGGTCAAGATTGGCTCCAATCGCAATCAAAGAGAACATCGCCGTAGTAGTGCTTTTTCCGTGAGTTCCGGAAAAAGCGACAGTATAATATTCTTTTGTAAGATTTCCTAAGGCCTCCGGGTAGCTTAAGGCCTTAATCCCCTTTTTTTTACTTTCCAAAATCTCGGGATTATCTTTTTTAACGGCGGAAGAATAAACCAAAAAATCTGTTTCCTTTTTTAGGTTTGAACTTTTATGTCCAAGAAATATTTTCACTCCCCTTTTTTTTAGTTCATTTGCAGTTTCAGAAAGAGAAAGGTCAGAGCCCGTTATTTCATTCCCTTTTTCTAAATAATATCCGGCAAGAGCCGATATCCCTATCCCGCTTATCCCGACAAAGTGTATTTTCATATTTTTTTAAAAGGAAAAGACGCTATAACTTTGTGAATTGCTTTTCCTTTTCTAAGATTGCTTTCCATAATTTCAATTGAAGAAACATTAAAAGAAATATCAATTTCTTTTTCTATTTCCGGCAAATCCTCGCGACTTAGAGTTTCAATTGCTTCTCTTTTTATTCTGCCAAGAGTAACATGAGGAATAATTCCCTTTATTGAAAGTTCTTCAATTTCTTTTGATATTTTCCCTTTTGCCCAAATCATTTTAGGAGCTTCTTTGGAAAAGTAAGTTATCTTATCAAAAGAAAAAGAAAAAGGAGAAAATTCTTTCGCTTTTTTTTCCGTTTCCTTCAAAATATTTTCCAATTCTTCTTTTCTTAAGGAACCTAAAAAAAGAAGCGTTATGTGAAAATTATTCTCATCTGTCCAGCTAATCGGAAAATCAACAATTTCTTTTATTCTCTCTTGTTTTTCCCTTAGGTTTTTTTTAGTTTCATTATCTAAATTTATTGCCGTAAAAATTCTCATAAGATTACTTAATTGTAGCAGAGAATTTAAAAGAGGCAAGAAAAAGCCCCTCACGAAATTGCGCAAGGGGTAGAAAAAAGAAAGAAGGATTTTCTCAGCGAGGCCAAGAATCGGCCTCTCTTAGAGCTTCCTCCATACGATCCCTTTTTGAATAAAGAAGCAAAGCCGCTTCCTCATCCTTATAGTGCCTGAGACCGTACTCAAGATCCTCTAAAGCGCTTGCCATCTCCATGATGACATACGCAGGAGTCCTTTCCTGCATATATTCATTCCTCTCAAAATAAGAAAGAGAAGCAAGGTTAGGATCCGTATCAACGGACCTTTCAATGATCGCAATCGCCCCCCAAAAAGGAGCGTTTCTCTTAAACTTGTTTTGAGTTAAGCACTCTCTGTCAAGAGGAACTTTTCTCTCAATAAGGTCATTGACATAAGGGAAAACAAGACGTCTTGTAATCTCAATGCTCCGGTCTCGGGCCTCACGGCAATAAGACCTTGTTTCATTGTAAGCTGCACAACCTTTGTACTGCTTGACAATGATACTTGCCATCAAAAGGCAAAAAAAAGCAAAGCCAATAGTTAGCAAGAAATTGAACCGAGACATATGTCTCTCCTTTCAAAAAAAGAACAACCTCCTTTTGCACAGAAACATTCTGAGCAATCTTTCTTGTCTTAAATTATACTAGTTATTTTAATTTTGTCAAGCTAATTATTTGACAAAATAACACAATATGCTATAATGCAATAAGAGTAAGAAGGTATTTGTCCGGCCTTCAACTGCTTATGTAGCAGATTTTAAACGGACAATCATGGCTGATTAAGAAAGGAAAAGCCATGGCAGAGCTTGCAGTTGTGATAATTGTCATTGCTTTCTTCTTCTTTGCTTTCCGCGTTTTTACGCGATTGCAAAAGGAGAAGGAAGAGACAAGAAGAAGGGTCGAGGAGATGAAGTCCTGGCACATGGAGGCCAGGAAGAAGAAGGTAGAGTGGAACAAGAAGATTCGTTCCGCAAAACATCTCCTTGAAAGCGCCAAAAACTGGCGCGACCCCGAAGGGAAAGAGGATTTTTTGAGAGAGCTCTATGGAGGAGTTCCTCAGTACCTCTTCTACGAGATCTCTCGAGATCTCACGGACGAGGAAGTTCAGAAAATTGTTCTTTTTTTCTGGGGAGATGAGGGAGGAAGCTTCGGTGACCTTGAGAGGCACAATTCTCTCAGGGTAAGAAACGCCAAGCGTTTCACTGCTCTCCTTCTCGAGGAATTTCCCCTAATTCAAGCCGGACATTGCCAAGCTTGGGAAACCACCGACGAGGACGGTTTTCCGGAAGGCGTAGTCCTTTTCTCGGCCGAGGGATTCTATCCCAAGGCCTAAGAAAGCGTCTCTGTAAAAACAAGGCGGTCTTGCAAAGCAAGGCCGCCTCTTCTTTTACTTGCCCTATTCAAACACCCTAAAGAATGATAAAATGCCGTATATGAGAAATAAAAAGATTATTCAAATTCTAAAAGATACAGCCGACCTTTTGGAAATTAAAGGAGTCCCTTTTAAACCGGCAGCTTACAAAAAAGCCGCCTTTGAAATAGAAAAAATCAAAGAAGATATTTCAAAAATTGAACTGAAAAAAATAAAAGGAATAGGAAAAAGCATAAGTGAAAAAATAGAAGAATTCATTAAAACCGGAAAAATCAAGTATTACGAAGAACTAAAGAAAGAAACGGCGATAAGACAGATAATCACCCACTATTTCAAAACAAAAGGGGTCTCATTGTCTCTTCTT
The nucleotide sequence above comes from Candidatus Paceibacterota bacterium. Encoded proteins:
- the aspS gene encoding aspartate--tRNA ligase, giving the protein MKRLLNIETKNSVGKTVKVSGFIDSVRVHGKTIFFDLRDKSGLLQVVFTSSNKELYSLVQKVRPQFVVEITGKVSERPDKMVNPNLQTGTVELQGETLNILSEAKTPPFEIDKDTIVVNEETRLRYRYLDLRTERMKKNLFFRSQVTLFIRNYLNKEGFTEIQTPILSKSTPEGARDYLVPSRLNPGKFFALPQSPQQYKQLLMIAGFEKYFQIAPCFRDEDARADRSPGEFYQLDIEMSFIEQEDILNLIENLYTKMIESLFPEKHFTFKPWPRLKYEEVMEKYGSDKPDLRKDKNDKNELAFAFVVDFPLFKAQTADDYFHGSGKAKFAPSHHMFTLAKKEDIELLDKDPLKVKSYQHDLVLNGYEVGGGSIRIHDPKVQEKIFDLIGFNKEQKERFSYFLEAFKYGAPPHGGIASGLERLMMILMGEPNLREVMAFPLTGDGRDPMTGAPSQVFKEQLEDLKIKIERNEKL
- a CDS encoding Mur ligase domain-containing protein — its product is MKIHFVGISGIGISALAGYYLEKGNEITGSDLSLSETANELKKRGVKIFLGHKSSNLKKETDFLVYSSAVKKDNPEILESKKKGIKALSYPEALGNLTKEYYTVAFSGTHGKSTTTAMFSLIAIGANLDPTIIIGTKLKELKNRNYRVGKSNLLIIESDEWNASFLKYSPDIAAINNIERDHLDYYKNLNHIIGTFKKYVGNVKRGGFLVLNKDDKNVLKLKRKNLKTIQFSLKQKEAGKIRKILKVPGEHNVYNALCALSASRAVGIEDKVSYKYLSSFRGTWRRFEEKKINGLTIINDYAHHPTAIKETLKAARDKFKRKRIWCIFQPHQIERTKLLFNDFVKVFSSFKAEKIIIIDIYDVPGREKNNNKRKVSSKNLVEKINQKNIIYLQKDKVKKYIMESISEIDVLIIMGAGDIYEFGKVFNTFNLTKKAPKR
- the thpR gene encoding RNA 2',3'-cyclic phosphodiesterase produces the protein MRIFTAINLDNETKKNLREKQERIKEIVDFPISWTDENNFHITLLFLGSLRKEELENILKETEKKAKEFSPFSFSFDKITYFSKEAPKMIWAKGKISKEIEELSIKGIIPHVTLGRIKREAIETLSREDLPEIEKEIDISFNVSSIEIMESNLRKGKAIHKVIASFPFKKI